Proteins co-encoded in one Malus sylvestris chromosome 9, drMalSylv7.2, whole genome shotgun sequence genomic window:
- the LOC126581859 gene encoding uncharacterized protein LOC126581859, translating to MQRLRSSGTLLSSSQAITRLRKKAFRSWAAVQDTYFSTKDIFEGHKVVFTVGTSIASVATAWFGYTLRHLHESRVDQRLESIEKVMKNNHNLEQSEIRNIMDSGTIGLPSCIATAGTTLVIGYTLGWRGGRWYANRKFRREQMKLLGQIKPKRWPLLRRIEPKVWQFQFLRRPLTRQRTQDNPVKTSEKIRDTRTSHNLEDPINLVSNHVESL from the exons ATGCAGCGCCTTAGAAGCTCGGGGACCTTACTTTCGAGCTCTCAGGCCATAACCCGGTTGAGGAAGAAAGCTTTCAGATCATGGGCTGCCGTTCAGGACACTTATTTTTCGACAAAG GATATATTTGAAGGCCATAAGGTTGTATTTACGGTTGGAACTTCTATTGCATCAGTCGCCACAGCATGGTTTG GATATACTTTACGTCACCTACATGAATCAAGAGTTGATCAAAGGCTTGAATCAATTGAAAAAGTG ATGAAAAACAATCATAATCTTGAACAGTCGGAAATCAGAAACATCATGGATTCTGGAACTATTGGTCTTCCTTCATGCATAGCCACTGCAGGAACCACTTTAGTTATCGG CTACACTTTGGGTTGGCGAGGTGGAAGGTGGTATGCAAATAGGAAGTTCAGAAGGGAGCAGATGAAATTGCTAGGGCAAATTAAACCGAAAAGGTGGCCACTGCTTAGGCGGATAGAACCTAAAGTGTGGCAATTTCAATTTCTCAGAAGACCGCTAACCAGACAGAGAACACAAGATAATCCTGTCAAAACATCAGAAAAGATAAGGGACACTCGTACCTCGCATAATTTGGAGGATCCTATCAATCTTGTTAGcaatcacgtcgaatccttatga